One segment of Erigeron canadensis isolate Cc75 chromosome 2, C_canadensis_v1, whole genome shotgun sequence DNA contains the following:
- the LOC122588986 gene encoding protein ROLLING AND ERECT LEAF 2-like, with translation MGISNSKVETCKPLGLCKERKKFIKQAIDSRYNLAAAHVVYIQSLHNIGIALSKFAETEFSLEQSHPPPRVNNGNSSKLSYMKSNGVSSVTVNLNLNPSGSSSFSNKVSVDDVESLQPPPPPPPRFSWDYFEPSDGSFRLMGHNRFQNGKNVDDDLGVLVTPPESLRKDQNGHFDDNVVESEVKESDLVCKNDQSEECDSLKDGCLTEQESDDHPVELIAHRTKDFLSSIKEIENHFIRASKSGYEVSRMLEANKIQVSYSEARGSSTGSSLSFLTCFRGENALVLYEPQQTTKVITWKRSTSLNSSLSNLQSPPTTDDKENNFMEEFCMIAGSHSSTLERVYAWERKLYDEVKASESIRKEYDRKCDELRHQFTKDIKPHLIDKNRAVAKDLHSRLKVALHTVDSISKRIEKMRDEELQPQLLELIHGLIRMWKSILECHRTQHITISLAYDSKTSKNQKYGSETKNQIMSELQHETERFGSSFSDLVKCYNSYIDSINSWLQNCIVLPKERVRGRRVFSPRRAVAPPIFVISRDWSNGLKLLPSQKLSDAIKDFSCQIRRLYNEEFQNKEISLINREEMNNGEVIGSSLSKMHSCLTKVLDRLTEFSESSLMMYEDIKVKCETAENVYSNYKPPNRAFSI, from the exons ATGGGTATTTCAAATTCAAAAGTAGAGACATGTAAGCCTTTGGGTTTATGCAAAGAAAGGAAAAAGTTCATCAAACAAGCAATTGATTCAAGGTACAATTTAGCAGCTGCTCATGTTGTTTATATTCAATCCCTTCATAATATAGGAATTGCCTTAAGTAAATTCGCAGAAACCGAATTTTCTTTAGAACAATCACACCCACCACCACGAGTTAATAATGGCAATAGTTCTAAGTTAAGTTACATGAAATCAAATGGGGTTAGTTCTGTAACtgttaatcttaatcttaatccaTCAGGTAGTAGTAGTTTTAGTAATAAAGTTAGTGTAGATGATGTAGAATCTTtgcagccaccaccaccaccaccaccgcggTTTTCTTGGGATTATTTTGAGCCTAGTGATGGAAGTTTTAGACTAATGGGTCATAATAGGTTTCAAAATGGAAAGAATGTAGATGACGATTTAGGAGTGTTGGTTACGCCTCCTGAATCGCTAAGAAAGGATCAAAATGGGCATTTTGATGATAATGTAGTTGAGAGTGAAGTGAAGGAGTCTGATTTGGTATGCAAAAATGATCAAAGTGAAGAATGTGATAGTTTAAAGGATGGTTGTTTGACAGAGCAAGAAAGTGATGATCATCCTGTTGAGTTGATTGCTCATAGAACTAAAGATTTTCTTTCTAGTATTAAAGAAATTGAGAATCACTTCATTAGAGCTTCAAAATCAGGGTATGAAGTTTCGAGGATGCTTGAGGCTAATAAGATCCAAGTTAGCTATTCTGAAGCAAGAg GTAGCTCAACGGGGTCTTCTTTATCTTTCTTAACTTGTTTTAGAGGAGAAAACGCGCTTGTTTTATATG AACCTCAACAAACAACAAAGGTCATTACATGGAAACGATCAACTTCTCTAAATTCATCGTTATCGAACCTTCAGAGCCCCCCAACAACCGATGATAAGGAAAATAATTTTATGGAAGAGTTTTGCATGATAGCAGGGAGCCATTCTTCAACTCTTGAAAGAGTATATGCTTGGGAAAGAAAGCTCTATGATGAAGTAAAG GCGAGTGAAAGTATTAGAAAGGAGTATGATAGAAAATGTGATGAACTAAGGCACCAATTCACAAAGGATATCAAACCTCATTTGATTGATAAAAATCGAGCCGTGGCTAAGGATTTGCATTCACGTTTGAAGGTTGCATTGCATACAGTTGATTCCATATCAAAACGGATTGAGAAAATGAGGGATGAAGAGTTACAACCGCAACTCTTGGAACTCATTCACGG ATTAATCAGGATGTGGAAGTCGATACTTGAATGTCACCGTACACAACACATAACCATCTCATTAGCTTATGATTCAAAGActtcaaaaaaccaaaaatatggCAGTGAAACCAAGAACCAGATTATGTCTGAGCTGCAGCATGAAACAGAACGCTTCGGATCAAGTTTTTCAGACTTGGTCAAATGCTACAATTCATACATTGATTCAATCAACAGTTGGCTCCAAAACTGCATCGTTCTACCAAAGGAACGAGTCAGGGGCAGAAGAGTCTTTTCTCCTAGACGGGCCGTGGCCCCACCTATCTTCGTTATAAGTCGTGATTGGTCAAATGGGCTTAAACTTCTTCCTTCTCAAAAACTAAGTGATGCCATCAAAGACTTTTCATGTCAAATTCGTCGCCTTTATAATGAAGAATTTCAGAACAAGGAGATAAGTTTGATTAATAGGGAGGAGATGAACAATGGTGAAGTTATCGGGTCGAGTTTGAGCAAGATGCATTCCTGTTTGACCAAAGTTCTTGATCGTTTGACCGAGTTTTCTGAAAGTTCATTGATGATGTATGAAGATATTAAAGTGAAATGTGAGACTGCTGAAAATGTGTACTCAAACTATAAGCCACCAAACAGAGCTTTTAGcatatga